The Edaphobacter sp. 12200R-103 genome contains a region encoding:
- a CDS encoding glycosyltransferase, with product MSLLAQLLFWIAVVGSLTSTIYCLMVLAAALRFGLRRRREEQAAINSSFLPPVSVLKPLHGTEDGLEKNLETFFEQDYPEFELLFCSRHESDAGLQLAREVGRRYPEVNAKYVTCGEPPEHFHNAKVFSLARMDSVAAYDLYVTSDADARVAPDYLRKMIQNLKDPAVGLASSVYIGTVHRGAEARLSSRLDAVGKSVEMSSGVMVADMLEGTKFALGVTMVLRKQSFVEAGGFEELGQFYADDFVLGNRLATRGTGVRLATHVIRLLVEDTPFAVSFRNQLRWMQSTRRSRPWGHLGTGLTFAMPFGLLGLLWGVISGHAGLGLLWLLAMVVNRWLQAGTVLTMMGDPGWLRGMLLYPLRDLLGSMLWVGSYGGDRFYYRGQTYRLREGGRVETP from the coding sequence ATGAGTTTGCTGGCACAGCTTTTGTTCTGGATTGCGGTGGTAGGTTCGCTGACGTCGACGATCTACTGTCTGATGGTCCTGGCGGCCGCGCTCCGGTTTGGACTGCGGCGCCGGCGTGAGGAGCAGGCGGCCATAAACTCCAGCTTTCTGCCGCCCGTCAGTGTGCTGAAGCCGCTGCATGGCACAGAGGATGGACTGGAGAAGAACCTCGAAACCTTCTTTGAACAGGATTATCCGGAGTTCGAGCTGTTGTTCTGCTCCAGGCATGAGAGCGACGCCGGTCTGCAACTGGCCCGCGAAGTTGGTAGGCGGTATCCCGAGGTGAATGCAAAGTATGTCACCTGTGGGGAGCCACCCGAGCACTTTCATAATGCCAAGGTCTTTTCGCTAGCCAGGATGGATTCGGTTGCGGCTTACGATCTTTATGTAACCAGCGATGCGGATGCGCGGGTCGCACCGGACTATCTGCGCAAGATGATCCAGAACCTGAAGGATCCGGCAGTGGGGCTGGCATCGAGCGTCTACATAGGAACAGTACATCGCGGAGCGGAGGCGCGACTTTCGTCGCGTCTGGATGCCGTGGGCAAGAGCGTCGAGATGAGTTCGGGCGTGATGGTGGCGGACATGCTTGAAGGGACCAAATTTGCGCTTGGCGTGACGATGGTGCTTAGAAAGCAGTCCTTCGTCGAGGCCGGTGGATTCGAGGAGCTCGGTCAGTTCTACGCCGATGACTTTGTACTAGGCAACCGCCTGGCGACACGCGGAACCGGGGTAAGGCTGGCCACTCACGTGATCCGGCTGCTGGTAGAAGACACCCCGTTCGCGGTGTCGTTCCGCAACCAGTTGCGCTGGATGCAGAGTACGCGGCGGTCCAGACCATGGGGCCATCTGGGAACGGGGCTGACCTTCGCCATGCCCTTCGGCCTGCTGGGACTTCTCTGGGGAGTGATCAGCGGACATGCGGGGCTGGGACTGCTATGGCTGTTGGCGATGGTCGTCAATCGCTGGTTGCAGGCAGGCACGGTGCTCACGATGATGGGCGATCCTGGATGGCTTCGCGGAATGTTGCTCTATCCTCTTCGTGATCTGTTGGGCAGCATGCTGTGGGTGGGGAGCTATGGCGGTGATCGATTTTACTATCGCGGCCAGACGTACCGGCTTCGCGAAGGCGGCCGCGTCGAGACTCCCTAA
- a CDS encoding glycosyltransferase family 39 protein has protein sequence MNQSSTQFATPSTAANVERSAESRDAASGKSRCWSPLSVSLIVLAWLILQVGGLFTPGLLDDVDSIYTEIAREMLLRHDYVTPYINGVRFFDKPPLMYWMAAGSMKLFGAQDWAARLPLAVGMLALLLAVYALGIRLFREISPPEAPDRGGFYSALALATSIGPYLYTRFYIPDILLALWMTLGVHLLLIALDRVRQGRSTLLPCAGFAAVMALNVLTKGFIGLVFPTAFVLAYLALTRQPGLLRRLHPIASAVVFLVIAAPWHIMAALRTPPIPLPAGQGLPPRGGWAWFYLYNEHIARFLGRRIPHDYGQVPVLLFWALTALWIMPWASFLFPALRRHLRDLRDSSESTFSRSREAALALFLWTAVVLGFFTLSSRQEYYSLPALPALALMTAGFLSRVDASSSTSEIRRSAQHWTAWLLIPTTAVISVVCGYFALTAPPTPKGTDIASLLAANPEFYNLSLGHIFDLTTDAMGLFRGPLFFVSFSMLIAGLPTWLLRRQGRNYAANLVLAAAMIFALLGAHEGLRRFYPILGSKGLALAINHEGVKPQDQIILDGELTSGSSLVFYTRHQLHLIHGNVNGLWYGAFWPDSPHIFENEATLRRLWASPQRIFLFTYHPAARIRDLSPYGAVHTLASSGGKTVLTNR, from the coding sequence GTGAATCAAAGCTCCACCCAATTCGCCACTCCCTCGACTGCTGCGAACGTTGAGCGGTCTGCCGAATCGCGCGACGCTGCATCCGGCAAATCTCGCTGCTGGAGCCCACTGTCGGTCAGTCTGATCGTTCTTGCCTGGCTGATTCTTCAGGTCGGCGGCCTCTTTACTCCTGGCCTGCTGGACGACGTCGATTCCATCTACACCGAGATCGCCCGGGAGATGCTCCTGCGGCACGACTACGTGACCCCTTACATCAACGGTGTCCGCTTCTTCGACAAGCCCCCTCTGATGTACTGGATGGCTGCCGGTTCCATGAAGCTCTTCGGCGCACAGGACTGGGCCGCCCGTCTGCCACTCGCCGTCGGTATGCTCGCGCTTCTGCTCGCTGTATACGCCCTCGGCATCCGGCTCTTCCGCGAGATCTCTCCGCCCGAAGCTCCGGATCGAGGCGGCTTCTATTCCGCGCTTGCCCTGGCAACCAGCATTGGTCCGTACCTCTATACCCGGTTCTATATTCCCGACATCCTACTGGCGCTCTGGATGACGCTGGGCGTCCATCTTCTGCTGATCGCGCTGGACCGCGTCCGTCAAGGCCGCTCCACTCTGTTGCCTTGTGCGGGATTCGCTGCAGTCATGGCCTTGAACGTTCTGACAAAAGGGTTTATCGGGCTGGTCTTTCCAACCGCATTTGTCCTTGCCTATCTCGCGCTGACACGTCAGCCAGGTCTTCTCCGCCGCCTGCATCCTATCGCCTCTGCTGTGGTCTTCCTTGTCATCGCAGCTCCATGGCACATTATGGCCGCCCTTCGTACTCCACCCATCCCTTTGCCTGCCGGCCAGGGGCTTCCCCCACGTGGTGGCTGGGCCTGGTTCTACCTCTACAACGAGCACATCGCCCGCTTTCTCGGCCGCCGCATCCCGCACGACTATGGACAGGTTCCGGTCCTGTTGTTCTGGGCTCTCACTGCACTCTGGATCATGCCCTGGGCTTCCTTCCTCTTCCCCGCTCTCCGGCGGCACCTGCGCGATCTCCGCGACTCCTCCGAATCAACTTTCAGCAGGTCCCGCGAGGCCGCCCTTGCCCTTTTTCTGTGGACTGCCGTCGTTCTCGGCTTCTTTACCCTCTCCAGCCGGCAGGAGTACTACAGTCTGCCTGCTCTTCCGGCACTCGCCCTGATGACAGCAGGGTTTCTCAGCCGGGTTGACGCCTCGTCCAGCACTTCTGAGATCCGCCGGTCGGCTCAGCACTGGACCGCCTGGCTGCTTATCCCCACCACCGCGGTCATCTCCGTGGTCTGCGGATACTTCGCCCTTACGGCACCGCCGACACCGAAGGGGACCGACATCGCATCGCTGCTGGCCGCCAATCCGGAGTTCTATAACCTCTCGCTCGGCCACATCTTCGATCTCACCACCGATGCTATGGGACTTTTCCGCGGCCCCCTCTTCTTCGTCTCCTTCAGCATGCTGATCGCTGGACTCCCCACATGGCTGCTTCGACGACAAGGACGTAACTATGCCGCCAATCTCGTCCTGGCTGCGGCCATGATTTTTGCGCTGCTTGGAGCACACGAGGGGCTTCGTCGCTTCTATCCCATTCTGGGTTCAAAAGGTCTTGCTCTGGCAATCAATCACGAGGGGGTCAAACCGCAGGATCAGATCATTCTGGACGGAGAGCTCACCTCAGGCTCTTCCCTGGTCTTCTACACGCGTCACCAGCTTCACCTCATCCATGGCAATGTGAATGGCCTGTGGTACGGCGCCTTCTGGCCCGATTCCCCCCATATCTTCGAAAACGAAGCCACGCTCCGCCGCCTTTGGGCCAGCCCGCAGCGTATTTTTTTGTTCACCTACCATCCTGCAGCCCGCATACGCGATCTCAGCCCGTACGGCGCGGTCCACACCCTCGCCTCTTCCGGCGGCAAGACGGTGTTGACCAACCGCTGA
- a CDS encoding glycosyltransferase family 39 protein, producing the protein MIIPALSEPSTASTSSPQARSSSGPRRSSALSVILSLWLVIFFASLFAPPLLDDADATHANAARNMALTGDLVTLKVNGIRYLEKAALPYWLDAISFRIFGFNTFAAHLPEAIGVLLLALLGYHWGRRAYGDRTAFYTGVFALTSAGVFLFTRIYIPEVLLSLFILTALYCLLRTLEETSRQRPLYAYTMWAMLALAVLTKGLVALVFFGGAAIFYLTLTRQWRNVGRTRIASGLLLFFAIAAPWHILAGLRNTGGMNGHGFFWFYFVNEHFLRFLGKRYPKDYNKLPGYLFWSLHLVWLFPWSLFSPLAVIQGWRLRRSRPGTSINFSTGTTWLLLIYGALVLVFFSISTNQEYYTFPAYLAILILMAVALVCAEQSYDVDQTSRRWIIAAHATYTVIGIAAAAALGYGLWSSRNLPFVPDIGELLAHRGVGDYTLSMSHFFDLTGPSFAALRLPATLAALSFAFGPAIAWWLRSRRRHLASTVAIALTSTVFLVAAHIALVRFAPMLSSANLAQKIIQLEDQHLVSQDSEILLYGDQAYGSSIPFYLGKIVYLVDGRSTSMLFGSTFPDAPPIFLTHDDLLRTWGTGPRKILFVPLEKRDVVDRLLGDNKVLLAETSGKALFTDRPLDHPSSR; encoded by the coding sequence ATGATCATTCCAGCCCTCTCCGAGCCTTCGACGGCATCCACTTCATCACCGCAAGCGCGCTCCTCTTCCGGACCACGCCGCTCCTCAGCTTTGAGCGTCATCCTTTCACTCTGGCTGGTCATCTTTTTCGCATCGCTGTTCGCTCCTCCGCTTCTGGATGACGCCGATGCAACCCACGCCAATGCCGCACGCAACATGGCGCTCACCGGCGATCTTGTCACCCTGAAGGTCAACGGGATTCGCTATCTCGAAAAAGCTGCGCTTCCCTATTGGCTGGACGCCATCAGCTTTCGCATCTTCGGCTTCAATACATTTGCGGCTCACCTGCCTGAGGCCATCGGAGTCCTTCTGCTCGCGCTACTGGGCTATCACTGGGGACGCCGCGCCTACGGGGACCGCACTGCCTTCTACACAGGTGTCTTCGCTCTGACCTCCGCCGGAGTCTTTCTCTTCACCCGCATCTACATCCCAGAGGTCCTGCTCTCGCTCTTCATCCTGACCGCGCTCTACTGCCTTCTGCGGACACTTGAGGAGACGAGCCGCCAGCGCCCGCTGTACGCCTACACCATGTGGGCTATGCTTGCGCTCGCCGTACTGACCAAGGGTCTCGTTGCGCTGGTCTTCTTTGGCGGCGCAGCCATCTTCTACCTCACACTCACAAGACAATGGCGAAACGTGGGCCGCACACGAATCGCAAGCGGACTGCTTCTCTTCTTCGCGATCGCCGCTCCCTGGCACATCCTCGCCGGGCTGCGAAATACCGGTGGCATGAACGGCCACGGCTTCTTCTGGTTCTACTTCGTCAACGAACACTTTCTCCGCTTCCTTGGCAAGCGCTACCCCAAGGACTACAACAAGCTGCCAGGCTATCTCTTCTGGAGCCTTCACCTGGTCTGGCTCTTTCCCTGGAGCCTCTTCTCCCCGCTTGCGGTCATTCAGGGCTGGCGTCTTCGCCGCAGCCGGCCAGGCACATCGATCAACTTCTCCACAGGCACGACCTGGCTTCTGCTGATCTATGGAGCGCTCGTGCTAGTCTTCTTTTCCATCTCGACCAACCAGGAGTACTACACCTTTCCAGCCTACCTGGCGATTCTCATCCTGATGGCCGTGGCGCTGGTGTGCGCGGAACAATCCTACGATGTGGACCAGACCTCGCGACGCTGGATCATCGCAGCCCACGCCACCTACACCGTGATTGGCATCGCAGCCGCCGCCGCGCTGGGATACGGTCTCTGGAGCTCCCGCAATCTTCCTTTCGTGCCTGATATCGGCGAGCTGCTCGCCCATCGCGGCGTGGGCGATTACACCCTCTCGATGTCTCACTTCTTCGATCTGACGGGGCCCAGCTTCGCCGCTCTAAGACTTCCTGCGACGCTGGCCGCCCTGTCCTTCGCCTTTGGCCCGGCGATCGCATGGTGGCTTCGTAGCCGCCGACGCCATCTCGCCTCAACTGTAGCCATTGCTCTCACCTCGACTGTCTTTCTCGTAGCGGCTCATATTGCCCTGGTGCGCTTTGCTCCGATGTTGTCGTCGGCCAACCTTGCACAAAAGATCATCCAGCTCGAAGATCAGCATCTCGTGTCGCAAGACAGCGAGATTCTCCTCTATGGCGATCAGGCCTACGGCTCTTCCATTCCCTTCTACCTTGGCAAAATCGTTTATCTCGTGGACGGACGCTCCACGTCCATGCTGTTCGGATCAACCTTCCCCGATGCTCCACCAATCTTCCTGACCCATGACGATCTCCTCAGGACCTGGGGCACGGGGCCGCGCAAGATTCTCTTCGTTCCGCTGGAGAAGCGGGACGTCGTCGATCGCCTCCTCGGAGACAACAAGGTCCTGTTGGCTGAGACCTCCGGCAAGGCGCTCTTTACCGATCGCCCACTCGATCATCCGTCGAGTCGCTAG
- a CDS encoding Ppx/GppA phosphatase family protein, translating into MPTFAAVDIGSNSCRLKIASVQMHRLKTLHEDREVTRLGESVFQTGAISPEAMAATIRALKRFHKAVQLHVADKVRVVATSAMRDARNAGAFTEWVRSATGWDVEVISGLEEGRLIHLGVVTHEVGARGRCVLIDLGGGSCEMTYSDGGRIKAMVSLPLGAVRLQQEFLMTDPPPREDVARLKQYIDRELKKAARKIGTPRAALVIATSGTAAALAEASSTVRKKAGTKEKKSLAKRRVEHLGALTADAHEVRVLADRLAKMRDEQRAAVPGIGPRRSEIIVGGALVYSHLMERFGFKSFRYSELGLRDGMLAQMLSDVDLRASVHQKIESERWAGVLEVCRRYGIEQRQVEPVRQHVVDLFKTLAPVHGLPEEYRLWLEAAAMMEDVGKFMNHQGHHRHTQYIIANSEIFGFSPAQRAIVSALARYLGKTRPDAMDRVMRTIPIEEHTNVIRAILLLRLAVALNQDRASAILRIRIHVYPKRVVLELVPGRGGAELEAWSVKKEASYFREVFRRELFVEVV; encoded by the coding sequence ATGCCCACGTTCGCCGCGGTGGATATCGGCTCTAACTCCTGTCGTTTGAAGATCGCTTCGGTGCAGATGCATCGGCTCAAGACATTGCACGAAGACAGAGAGGTAACGCGTCTGGGCGAGAGCGTTTTTCAGACGGGAGCCATCTCACCGGAGGCGATGGCCGCTACCATTCGGGCGCTGAAGCGCTTTCACAAGGCTGTGCAGCTTCATGTGGCTGATAAGGTTCGTGTCGTGGCCACCAGCGCGATGCGCGATGCCCGCAATGCCGGTGCTTTTACCGAGTGGGTTCGTTCCGCGACCGGATGGGATGTGGAGGTGATCTCGGGATTGGAAGAGGGCCGGCTGATCCATCTGGGCGTCGTGACGCACGAGGTTGGAGCACGCGGACGCTGTGTCCTGATCGATCTTGGCGGCGGAAGCTGCGAGATGACCTACTCCGACGGCGGCCGCATTAAGGCGATGGTGAGCCTGCCGCTGGGGGCCGTGCGACTGCAGCAGGAGTTTCTGATGACAGATCCGCCTCCCAGGGAAGATGTTGCCCGTCTGAAGCAGTACATTGACCGTGAGCTGAAGAAGGCTGCGCGGAAGATCGGCACTCCCCGCGCGGCTCTTGTGATTGCCACGTCTGGTACTGCGGCAGCGTTGGCAGAGGCCAGCAGTACCGTGCGGAAGAAGGCTGGAACCAAGGAAAAGAAGTCCCTCGCCAAGCGGCGGGTGGAGCATCTGGGTGCGTTGACAGCAGACGCCCACGAGGTCCGCGTGCTTGCGGACCGTCTGGCGAAGATGCGCGATGAGCAGAGAGCGGCAGTTCCCGGCATCGGGCCGCGCCGGTCGGAGATCATCGTCGGCGGTGCGCTGGTCTACTCCCATCTGATGGAACGGTTCGGCTTCAAGTCCTTCCGTTACTCCGAGCTTGGCCTGCGCGACGGAATGCTGGCCCAGATGCTGAGCGATGTGGATTTGAGAGCGTCCGTACACCAGAAGATCGAGAGCGAGCGATGGGCAGGAGTTCTCGAGGTCTGCCGCCGTTACGGAATTGAGCAGAGGCAGGTTGAGCCGGTCCGACAGCATGTGGTGGACCTCTTCAAGACGCTGGCCCCTGTGCATGGTCTCCCGGAAGAGTACAGGCTCTGGCTGGAAGCAGCCGCCATGATGGAAGACGTCGGCAAATTCATGAACCACCAGGGCCACCACCGTCATACGCAGTACATCATTGCGAACTCTGAGATCTTCGGGTTTTCACCGGCACAGCGCGCAATTGTAAGTGCGCTGGCCCGGTACCTTGGAAAGACCAGGCCCGATGCCATGGATCGCGTGATGCGCACCATTCCGATCGAAGAGCACACCAACGTGATCCGGGCAATCCTGCTGTTGCGGCTTGCAGTCGCACTGAATCAGGATCGTGCAAGTGCAATCCTGCGCATTCGCATTCATGTGTATCCCAAGCGCGTGGTGCTGGAACTGGTTCCAGGTCGCGGTGGAGCGGAGCTCGAGGCGTGGTCCGTCAAAAAAGAGGCCAGTTACTTTCGCGAGGTCTTTCGCCGCGAGCTCTTTGTTGAGGTGGTGTAG
- a CDS encoding histidine phosphatase family protein yields the protein MNLFILRHASAGERRPNPVLDRKRPLDKEGKRYCLQLGAVLNELNLQFDLIVSSPFKRSLQTASLVGTEMGYESQILMSNALTPEASVRDFQRLLSDCRGYENLLVVGHNPNITQFLASLLAGPQSTTLPHLRLRKGSLARVSLDRGPATLQWLLDPRPVRALYTTSTKSSRRKTSRK from the coding sequence ATGAATCTCTTCATTCTTCGACATGCTTCAGCCGGCGAACGGCGACCCAATCCGGTCCTCGACCGTAAGCGTCCTCTCGACAAAGAGGGCAAGCGGTACTGCCTGCAGCTGGGCGCCGTTTTGAATGAGCTGAATCTGCAGTTCGACCTGATCGTCTCCAGTCCTTTCAAGCGGAGTCTCCAGACTGCGTCGCTGGTAGGAACGGAGATGGGATACGAGTCACAGATTCTGATGTCGAACGCGCTTACACCTGAGGCGAGCGTCCGGGACTTTCAGCGTCTTCTCTCTGACTGTCGCGGGTACGAGAATCTTCTGGTCGTCGGGCACAACCCCAATATCACGCAGTTTCTCGCCAGCCTGTTGGCAGGCCCTCAAAGCACTACGCTGCCGCACCTTCGCCTGCGGAAGGGATCGCTGGCGCGTGTCTCGCTGGACCGGGGACCTGCCACATTGCAGTGGCTACTCGATCCGAGGCCTGTGCGTGCGCTCTACACCACCTCAACAAAGAGCTCGCGGCGAAAGACCTCGCGAAAGTAA
- a CDS encoding proline-rich domain-containing protein, with amino-acid sequence MPQTRNIFFHGLSITLRRFPAFLWTYLFNLGLALAFCLPLYGQLSRLMNHSLASQRLSSGFDISIVLEAMMRLRGEQAGEMSAMASHGSVIVFLVLYFLLVPGTLFSYITNQPAKLGTLIYQGLLHFWRFVRITLLALVAGGVILGPLTVAEQHWRSFVDDRFVGRTSLLLTLAGMLLVLLVASLLRLYFDLVEVYTVQLGTHLRISGRPDRRVRRTLAPALHLLRVNLFRLWIIFLVLAVTGTVIVFFTSRAAMHMLARPHAWPMFLVAQIGLMAMLFLRFWQRGVETSLVLQHPVTTSDDSFPEPQGTYRRVTPITSNVPPPPAAANHDRPHHIEIMSNPDPLIPVYPPPLSQDQPLMARSSAPTPDPIPNPEPPSPSLAEPDPGVFHHDPAPPAERPNDDAQDNL; translated from the coding sequence ATGCCGCAAACGCGCAACATCTTTTTTCATGGCCTCAGCATTACGCTTCGCCGGTTTCCGGCATTCCTCTGGACCTATCTCTTTAATCTCGGCCTCGCGCTCGCCTTCTGCCTGCCCCTTTACGGACAACTCTCCAGGCTGATGAATCATTCGCTGGCTTCACAGCGGCTGTCATCCGGCTTCGATATCTCCATCGTCCTGGAAGCGATGATGCGGCTCCGCGGTGAACAGGCCGGCGAGATGAGCGCCATGGCCAGCCATGGTTCCGTTATCGTCTTTCTTGTTCTCTATTTCCTGCTGGTTCCCGGAACACTCTTCAGCTACATCACAAACCAGCCCGCAAAATTGGGCACGCTGATCTATCAGGGCCTCCTTCACTTTTGGCGGTTTGTGCGCATCACGCTATTGGCCCTGGTGGCCGGAGGCGTGATTCTGGGACCGCTCACCGTAGCCGAGCAACACTGGAGGAGCTTCGTCGACGACCGTTTCGTGGGAAGAACCTCCCTGCTACTTACGCTTGCGGGGATGCTGCTGGTGCTGCTGGTGGCTTCTCTCCTGCGGCTCTACTTCGATCTGGTTGAGGTCTACACGGTGCAGCTTGGCACCCATCTCCGCATCTCAGGAAGACCGGATCGTCGCGTTCGCCGCACGCTTGCGCCTGCCCTCCATCTCCTGCGAGTCAATCTCTTCCGGCTCTGGATCATCTTTCTCGTTCTCGCCGTAACAGGCACAGTCATCGTCTTCTTTACATCGCGAGCTGCGATGCACATGCTTGCACGACCACATGCCTGGCCCATGTTCCTGGTTGCACAGATTGGACTGATGGCGATGCTTTTTCTGCGCTTCTGGCAACGAGGAGTAGAGACCTCGCTCGTCCTGCAGCATCCTGTCACCACCTCTGACGACAGCTTTCCTGAACCCCAGGGCACCTACAGGCGAGTGACTCCGATTACCTCCAACGTGCCACCACCCCCTGCAGCCGCGAACCACGATCGCCCGCATCACATCGAGATCATGTCAAATCCCGACCCGCTGATTCCTGTCTATCCGCCGCCCTTATCGCAGGACCAGCCCCTTATGGCCAGATCTTCAGCTCCAACACCCGATCCCATTCCGAATCCGGAGCCTCCTTCACCCTCGCTGGCAGAGCCTGATCCCGGCGTCTTTCATCATGATCCTGCTCCTCCGGCGGAGCGTCCTAATGACGACGCACAGGACAATCTCTGA
- a CDS encoding M1 family metallopeptidase, with protein sequence MRRYLLAAVVLLLVAPASRAQLSIATNSPDGRPLSERVVAYAIDAKLDTDRKILDATETLTYRNLTGQPLTSFPLHLYLNAFRPQSTFTAETRAGGGIRETLGNDYPPEKIGGITVSHVDADGYGDLTATLRFTAPDDGNLDDHTVAEITLPRPLQPNDSVTFHLTFHDKFPESVARNGYKRDFIMGGQWFPKVGVFWHGAWNCHQYHATTEFFSDFGTYNVRLTVPRRYTVGASGVPTGTQPNSDGTKTLSFYGEDIHDFAFAASPHFVVSDAVYLSSMGPVQIRVLALAAHPHIGQRYLDITRGALAEFERRYGPYPYKVITVVDPEPGSEMQGMEYPTLVTGDGSWSGIFKLPELTVEHEFGHQYWYGMVASNEFEDAWLDEGINSYTEVKVLAALLGGRTSVTNERYANLGDRSLQRFSYLLSPDFDPVTRFAWKFRNEQSYGAVTYGKTATLLTTLEGMIGENTMDEAMRTYFQRYRFKHPTTEDFLRTIEEVAVARGKAQPLSASRDGAAASSANTPCTNVAPASPAGGPLATTLPFSRLNPGLSSDAAATTAVPCAPPASISESHYEPTTLRPFFDQAVYGTQVLDYSVDNFTSEPLRWWEPPVRNAKKIPYRSTVILRRKGDFILPVTAEIVFDDGTRLREHWDGADRWKKFLYTRNAKIVSVEIDPDHRVPLDRDLFNNSITRQTDVVSASKLTAIWVVFHQLLSQFTAWFV encoded by the coding sequence ATGCGGAGATACCTTCTCGCTGCAGTTGTTCTGCTACTCGTCGCACCGGCATCGCGTGCTCAACTAAGCATCGCCACCAACTCGCCCGACGGGCGACCGCTTTCGGAGCGTGTGGTGGCCTACGCCATCGATGCGAAGCTCGATACGGACAGAAAGATCCTGGACGCTACCGAGACCCTCACCTACCGGAATCTGACCGGGCAGCCGCTCACCAGCTTTCCGCTCCACCTCTACCTCAACGCCTTCCGGCCGCAATCGACCTTCACCGCAGAGACGCGGGCGGGCGGCGGAATCCGCGAGACCCTGGGCAATGACTATCCGCCGGAGAAGATCGGGGGGATTACGGTCTCGCATGTCGATGCCGATGGATACGGCGACCTGACTGCGACTCTTCGTTTTACTGCACCGGACGACGGCAACTTGGACGATCACACCGTCGCAGAGATTACGCTGCCGCGCCCGCTACAGCCGAACGACTCCGTGACCTTCCACCTAACCTTTCACGACAAGTTTCCGGAGTCCGTAGCCCGCAACGGATATAAGCGTGACTTCATCATGGGCGGCCAGTGGTTTCCGAAGGTCGGCGTCTTCTGGCATGGAGCGTGGAACTGCCACCAGTATCACGCCACTACGGAGTTCTTCTCCGACTTCGGCACCTACAACGTTCGCCTTACCGTGCCCCGACGATACACCGTAGGGGCCAGCGGAGTTCCAACCGGAACCCAGCCCAATTCTGACGGCACAAAGACGCTCAGCTTTTATGGCGAGGATATTCACGACTTCGCCTTCGCTGCGAGTCCGCACTTTGTGGTCTCCGACGCTGTCTATCTCTCGTCGATGGGCCCGGTTCAGATTCGCGTGCTTGCCCTGGCCGCGCATCCTCACATCGGACAGCGTTATCTCGACATCACGCGGGGTGCACTCGCTGAATTCGAGCGCAGGTACGGGCCTTATCCCTACAAGGTCATCACCGTTGTCGATCCGGAGCCGGGCTCAGAGATGCAGGGCATGGAGTACCCCACACTGGTCACCGGCGATGGCTCATGGAGCGGGATCTTCAAGCTGCCCGAGCTTACTGTCGAACACGAGTTCGGTCACCAGTACTGGTATGGGATGGTCGCCTCCAACGAATTTGAGGATGCCTGGCTGGACGAGGGCATCAACTCCTACACGGAGGTCAAGGTGCTTGCCGCCCTTCTTGGCGGCCGTACCTCCGTCACGAACGAGAGGTATGCAAATCTCGGCGACAGATCGCTGCAGCGCTTCTCCTATCTTCTCTCCCCCGACTTCGATCCTGTAACCCGCTTCGCATGGAAGTTCCGCAATGAGCAGTCGTATGGCGCGGTGACATACGGAAAGACAGCAACACTGCTGACCACGCTGGAAGGAATGATCGGCGAGAATACGATGGACGAAGCGATGCGAACCTACTTCCAGCGCTATCGCTTCAAACACCCCACAACGGAGGATTTTCTCCGCACGATCGAAGAAGTCGCCGTCGCTCGCGGCAAGGCACAGCCGCTCTCTGCGAGCCGAGACGGAGCTGCAGCATCCTCTGCCAACACTCCCTGCACAAACGTTGCGCCTGCTTCTCCCGCAGGAGGGCCTCTGGCAACAACACTCCCCTTCAGCAGGCTCAACCCCGGACTTTCCTCCGATGCCGCCGCCACAACAGCGGTGCCATGCGCACCGCCTGCGTCCATCTCAGAGTCTCACTATGAGCCAACGACGTTGCGGCCGTTCTTCGATCAGGCCGTCTACGGCACGCAGGTGCTCGACTACTCTGTCGACAACTTCACTTCCGAGCCGCTGCGCTGGTGGGAACCGCCAGTACGGAATGCCAAGAAGATCCCATATCGTTCGACTGTAATTCTGCGTCGCAAGGGAGACTTCATCCTCCCCGTAACCGCCGAGATCGTCTTCGACGACGGCACCCGACTCCGCGAACACTGGGACGGCGCCGACCGCTGGAAGAAGTTCCTCTATACGCGCAATGCGAAGATCGTCTCGGTCGAGATCGACCCCGATCATCGCGTGCCGCTCGATCGCGATCTCTTCAACAACAGCATCACCCGACAAACAGACGTGGTTTCGGCAAGCAAGCTGACAGCGATCTGGGTGGTGTTTCACCAGCTTTTGTCTCAATTTACAGCCTGGTTCGTTTGA